One part of the Humulus lupulus chromosome 9, drHumLupu1.1, whole genome shotgun sequence genome encodes these proteins:
- the LOC133800928 gene encoding gamma-interferon-responsive lysosomal thiol protein: MAGVVPSSSVLGLVGFLILFLSINPLGSLGSNAQKVQVSLYYESLCPYCANFIVNHLVKLFQNGLISVVDLRLVPWGNAWTKPDGSIVCQHGADECLLNTMEACTITVYPDVDRHFRFIHCVEKLSLKNRHKEWANCFEISRLGTVPIDCYNTGYGNVIEHRYGNETAMLNPAHRFVPWVIVNNRPLQEDYENFMAYICKAYKGSPTPEACRSVSAENIELNGQQVDSIPEVCYEGESRSFTSLGLAEKIRK, encoded by the exons ATGGCGGGTGTTGTACCTTCGTCGAGCGTTCTGGGACTGGTGGGTTTCCTGATTCTGTTTCTCTCCATAAACCCACTTGGGTCTCTGGGTTCTAATGCTCAGAAGGTCCAAGTTTCTTTGTACTACGAGTCTCTGTGTCCGTACTGTGCCAATTTCATCGTCAACCATTTGGTGAAGCTCTTCCAAAACGGTCTCATCTCCGTCGTCGATCTCAGACTCGTCCCTTGGGGTAATGCTTGGACCAAACCTGATGGCTCTATCGTTTGCCAG CATGGAGCAGATGAATGCTTGTTGAACACAATGGAGGCCTGCACTATTACTGTATATCCCGATGTG GACCGGCATTTTAGATTTATCCACTGTGTGgagaaattgagtttgaagaacAGGCACAAAGAGTGGGCCAATTGTTTTGAAATCTCAAGGTTGGGCACTGTCCCCATTGACTGCTACAACACTGGCTATGGCAATGTG ATTGAGCATAGATATGGAAATGAAACAGCTATGCTTAACCCTGCACATAGATTTGTTCCATGGGTCATAGTTAATAATCGACCACTTCAAGAG GATTATGAAAACTTTATGGCTTACATTTGCAAGGCTTACAAAGGGTCTCCTACACCAGAGGCTTGTAGATCAGTTTCAGCTGAGAATATTGAACTAAATGGTCAGCAAGTAGACTCAATTCCTGAAGTTTGCTATGAAGGTGAATCAAGAAGCTTTACATCATTAGGATTAGCTGAGAAAATTcgtaaataa